The Mastacembelus armatus chromosome 4, fMasArm1.2, whole genome shotgun sequence genome segment actttttctattttgaatGTATAGCATATTGTTTTACTTACAACAATTAGCCGTTAGCTGCATTTCACATTCACATGGTGATAAATGTTATAATCTGAAAGGCTCCTTTACATTTGACCATTTTCCACACTTGTTTTGTTAATAACTACATGTTGGAAGGCTTTGTGTGATGTCATgtaattccatccatccatccatcccagctctctttgggcaaAAGGCAGGTTCCATGACAAAATTTGTGATGGCATCTTACAGACTGTCAAGAGAGATATAAACAATATTTGCTGACACAAGTACTCTAGAGCTACAGTGGCATTTACAATTGATATGCAGTAGGTTGGTTCAAGGAAAGTATGTTATGCTTGGATTAGCCAATGAGTGAGGttgtatttgcatttcaaatCAGCATATCAGAAGACTGACTACAGTTACTCTGATAATGACTTTTTCTAAACCAGTGTGTCACTAAGCTGCCCTAGTAGCAAAGGTACAATTGTATCACATGGTGAAGTTAAATGTTGGTCTTATAAAGACCATTgtatttacaaaacaaaacaacacaaaaaactgtATATGTTCTTATTAGCATGTCTTCACATCATGGTATTTGGTCTTTAAATGGTTAACTAGAGTTTCTAGTTGATTCAGCGCATGGTGTTTAGATCTTTTAATAGTATAACAACTGAATCATTAAACTCCCAAAATCCCATTAGGCTCTGCCACGGACTTTTACTGTCTTAACTGGCTTTTGGcaaatattgtatattataGGTTATATAGCaaccaaacaagaaaaatagagtatccatataaaataaatatttaagcAATACTGTGGTGTGGATGTAAGTTAGTAATGTGTGAAGTAGAGTTGAATATGCTCATTAGGTAGaattgttttagatttttgtaTCTAAACCTTTGGCTTTAGCTAGTTAATTAGGCTAACAATTCAAAATGGTAACGTTAAAATGCCTTTCCTATGTGCAGACATTGGATTACATTTCTAACCATATATAAAACCAACTTCAACTTTAATTATATTGTAATATCAATTTAATTTGGTATAACTGCACCATATTCAAGTTGTCACCGTATTTCAGGATGAGCTGTGATGGGTTGTCCTTGGCAGTTCAGATAAAATGACTTGACGTCCCTCTACTGCATGCAGTGTGTCACTCTTTTACCTTACATTTTCACTATAGAATGGGAATAAATAGGTAAATATGAAATTTGTGAGCACAAAGCAACTCATACACATGCAAATTTATTTGTTTCACAGTCAATATTTTGGTCCCGTGAAAGTAGCTGAAATTGATTATGATTGTGCTTCAGCTCTCCATGTTCACTGTGAAGAACAATAAAGCCAATGATTCTTGGCATGAGCTGCCTGTCATTGGGTTTTGGATTTTGTGGTTAGGGTTGTAGAATCTTTGATATGACTTAAAATTAATGACATAATTAAAATGCTTACATTCTATTCATTATTTTGCACAAATGAATCATTtgtaaacatgaacataaataaaaaattgcCATTCATATCTGTTGCAGTATGTAtagtatattaatatatttcaaCCACAAATGTCTGCATGCAATTAGACCTTTCAAATTGTAGATTGAATGAAAAGATCGCAGTCCAAAATAACATAGAAGCTATCTATTAACTATCACAAATTCTGGTGGGAACCCCAAGCTGCTTTGAAATGCACAGAACAGCTCAGAGTTTCTGTTGCCAAAGAGTTGAAGATCTCCAGCATGACTGCCATAAGATTGCTGCATCACCTAAAAACCTACAATATGGCAACGTAAAGGACACAAAATATAGTCCAGTAAGGACTGGAACAGTGCAGATAGTTTCCTCACCCATGCTTATTGCTGATGGCATTTAAACAAACTTTCCACTACTTCAGTTGGAGTCTGCCATCCAGATAGCCTCCTTGTGTGCACAGACTATCCAAAGGCATCTGAATCTCCATTAACAGCCAAGCTATTAGTGAATGAGAGACCCTGGCCACTGCATTGTGGAACCCATCCCACGCCTCAGACGACATGAATCTGGGTTAAGTCACCCACAACAGATACCAAGCCTCAGAGCGTTctgctatttttcttttcattgtcaTTATCTACTGTGGATAGGAAGTCCTTCTTTCAGTCAGCCCACACAGCTACAATTGGCTGCAGAGAGCCACTTAATTGTTTGCCAGGTAGTCTGGGTGTCCATAAAGGACACAGTCTCATAGCGAGTAGGACGACAGCAGGGGTGACTGCTCAGCTTCTTGCCGGACATACTCCCATTGTCCATCAGAACTTTAAGGGCCAGATCATAGTTCTTCCAGGAGCTCTGGCACGTGCCCACACAGTACTTAAAGAGGACTATCTCATCCGAGTCATAGCCAAGGCCAAGTTCCCGAACCCGTATCTCCTTCTTCTCCAAGTGGCAGTTGCGGCTGCTCTTGGTCTTGTGGCGGTTCTTCCTTGATGTTCTAGGTGACTTTGGGTCATCAGGGGAACGCAACCATCTGCCCTGCTGGATTTCTTCTCTATGCATCAGTGACCACATTTCTAAAAGAAAAAGGAACCACACAGAGAACCTCTGGTTGTCAGCAAGTTGTTTGCGAATGTTCAAACCTTAAAGCCCAGTCAAAAAGACAATGAGTCAGGCAATTCTAAAACTTTTGTTCAAAGTTTTCAGATGAATGTAACTACATAAAAAagtgtattgtgtttttattgtaggTAAGTATGTTTATTGTCATTATGTTGTAAGGTGATGGACTTCCACTGAAACAAGTTTTCAAGTGTACAGCAATAGGCTGTTATGGAGTGAAAGGCAAGATGATTTAAAAGGGCATGCAGCAAAGGCAGGGCAGTCCAAAAATGTGTTGTGATAATGCTATTTGTAGATTTGTTTGTTGCACCTTATAGTGCCGCATGGCGTAACTAATCAGACATGGTTCCCTAGAAAGTTATAGTCTTCTAAGACATAAATATACTTAATTTAATGGGATGTTTGAGGGTACTTTTATAAGTTACCTAAGTCTCCATAAAGCAATATCTTTTTGACTATTTTGGGGAAGCAGAACAGGATAATAAAACATATGATCAGTTTATAATGTTGATATGCCAATTGTGTTGGCATTTCATATTTGCCCattatgcatttttaaacattccCCAGCCacacaaatattaatttaaGTCAGTTTTGTTTCAAATATGTATGTAAATCTAATATTCACTTAATCTGTCTACTGTTTGCTTTGGAAGAGATAATGTACACTGGGTTTATCAGCGCTTTTTGACTGAAGCTGAagcatttattgtttattttactcAGCTATAGTTACAATCTAACCATGTAACTGCACTGCAGCCTGTAAGACAAGGGCAGGGTGTTTAAGCTACAGTATATCagtgttataataataataatatcaaatACAAAAAGTATCTTACTTCATCACATAATTGAAATAGGAAGTGCACCATAATTGACTTATTCGTGGTAACATGCAGAGGGATATTGTATAACTTCTCTTCTGAGTCATTAAAGAACTCAACTCAACTCGTCACATGAATAGTGCATGTACACAGATTTAGTTAAGTTAACTGTAGCTATTAATCTTACTTGTCTAACTGCATTCTGGTCCAATTGCATtattagggttaaggttagggttgcAGTCTTCTTCATGCCCTACAACCCTAATAAccttttaaaaagtaaaatgaaacaaGCGAGTAACACAGGAGATAGCAGTTTTAACAGCCTGCAGTTTGCAGTGCTGATGGACTTAGAGAATACAATTACAAGAAAAATTAGAGTACCACCTATCCAATCGAATCTAacctaatctaatctaatctaattcaTTTTCACACTCCTGTTATTGATTGTATTGTATTTCCCTTTCAGAAACATGATGTCATTTGTAGCAATGGGATCAAGCACATTCTTTCTCTTATCTTAGTGTTTTCTcagcaaaaaaaagttttgtaaGAGGAAAATCTTTTGGAAGACTTGTAATTGTATTATAAGATACCATGTAAATACATAGATATAGTGCTGGACTTTACAGACTAAAAAGAGGAAAGATTTGTCACAGTTTAATTTATGTGCTGGATTAGAATGGAATTTTATGAAATAGCAGTGGAGAGCATGTATGATGGAAATTGGAAATGCAGACATGGGTGTTAAAACTGGGAGTGAAATTTCTCAGGTTATCAGCTAAATAATGCCAAATGTGCTGTTGTTACCAGCACAAGAGCTGAGCTGCTGGTTGAAATCCAGCCTGCGTTGAAGTTCCTTTCTCAGTTGCCAGGAACACTTCAAACAAGATTTACCCACTCTGCTGGGCAGACCTGGCTCAGATCTTTGAATGATGTTTATttcctgacctggagatgggtttgtcctgcactttctCTAAATGCTTCCATGCAGTACTTTCCTGAGGGAATGGTTATTACCACTTCAGAATGCACATTTACAGCAGCATAGGTGCATGTCAGTTCATGCCTTGATgtttatgaaaagaaaagaaaacttgtAATCatgaagggagaaaaaaatgaaaaatgcacagaaatattCCCCAGGCAAAGAACACAGGACCTTCTCAGTTAAATCCTACTCAGGTACATATTCAGCCATGTTAAAACATGCCACATGGGTTTGCATTATTTCATGTAATTATACAACTATTGCATGTTACCATTCACTTGTGCAATGTTCAAGCAATTATATCTAAATGTCCTGATaattcttattgtttttagtgAGACTGTAGTCAAGACAAAATCTTACTGTTATGTTTTAGTGTTCGGTTATATTTCCCCTCACAAAACCAGTGGAAGTACATCTTAGGGTGTGCCAGACATCATCACAAAAATAAAGTCAGTAACACTGGGGATGACACATTGTGTGGTATCTACACTACAGTAGCTGCAGTAATCCCTGTCGTGCCTCTGTTATAAATGCTTAGGTAGACGACGTCTGTTATAAATGCTTAGGTAGAAGACGTCTCAATTGGTAGTGGagtaaaacaaatgcagttCTCATAACAACGGGGAATATggtaaaaattatttaaaaagtaacatttatacaatataattaacagattaTAGACTGTTCCTCTGAGGAGTAAAATACTTTGCTTACAAAGCCTAGCCTGTTCTTTGCAAAGCATTTTTTCAATTAATAGAGCTTCCCCCAGATCTGGAGCAAGAAAAACTTCACATCTACTTCATGTTTACTGCACAAGTGGTTAACACCAAAAGAGGCTGTTGTTTGTGACATGTGATCATGTATATTGAAATTCTTTTCCAccaatgttgttttgttttggagacACAGCAGATAGATCTaatttacattcatttcttgTCTTGCTCTTTTCTTTATAAAATGTTCACCAGTGACTGAagtaaagcagacagatccttTAAGTACACACCTTTCAATTTGCTCAATAATAGAGTTACttcaaatattgttttgtattgtttttaataagtTTGTTAGACTAAATATTATTAGATAAgtataatttattaaaataaagagTGAGCCTGGTTTGGCTTCATACCAAACAGACTGGTAGAATAAACAATCCACAGCCATTCATCCAATTTCTCTGCTAGCTGTAATGAACAGGATGCCTCACAGTAACCTACACGTTGGATTAATTATTTTTACCCGCTTGTACACAGGGGCCCTTGCTCAACTGACCAGGGTCAAACTCAGTGTTGAAAACTACCAGGCAAATTTCCAGAGGCTATATTAGTCATACAGGAGTGACATGCTGCTTTTTTATGAGCTCCACTTGAGATTTATGATTTTAAGAAACTGTCTGAGTAATGTTACAGggtgtttttctgttctcactGGGCATGTCTTACAAAGTTTcttaacacagaaaatatttactatTTACTAACACTAAAATTCAGCATTTTCTTACTATTTTTACAATATAGTATATAGTGTATTTACTATATTTTAATCATCTTTCAAAGCAGTGACAGACAAGGTTTCTATGATCTCTATATGATCCTTAACCAAACTGttttgtgcctaaacctaaccaaacTGAAACTGGTGTCAGAGTAGAAAACACTAATATACTCATATAAATAGTGATTTAAAGGCATTGACAAACTGTCTCATCATTTACTTTAAAGGAATTGTTGCAACTAAATTAAAGTACAGTTGTATAAAACAGTGTGTTCTTGACTCTCAGATCAATTGGTCACGGGCATTCTCAAAGCATTGAAAGCAGTAACCATTACACATTCACTGTGGTTACATGCTTAAAACTGACTTGAAGTTTGACAATATGTAAGAAGATGCCTCTAGTGTAGACAGCTGGATTGACTAAAACAGTAACATAATTGTTgaaagtttgatttgatttgcttTCTGTATGGATGAATCTAGATTTGTAGATTTACTCTAATGATATACTCTTATCTGTTGATGCGCACACTAACAAGTTATTGATATTGTTGGAGCCTAAGCCTAATGGGAGTAATGCAGGACAACCACTGTATGACAGTTTTAAAGACATCACTGAGTGCACTGTGCCACAGTCACAGTGCCACAGTCATACACAATTCTATAGTCAAAGTGAGTTTCTTTTAGCTTCGCCTGTTAGCCAAAGTAAagccttttctttctcacagcAACCTTGAAAAAGCTGgcttgattactgtaatgctctCTATGTTGGTGTTAATGCTGCTGCTCGTCTTTTAACTAATACCTCCAAGCACAGTCATTTAATTCCCATCGTCACCGTTCATTGGCTTCCAGTACATTTTACAATTGGTGTtaaattattgtttgtttttaaagcacttcatGGCCTAACCCCTCCTTATTTAATAGGTCTTTTAACTCGCCGTAATCATGAGAGAGCGCTCTGATCATCTGGTCAATTTCTTTTGGATGTTTCAAGGTCAAGATGTAGTTGGACCGGTGATCGTGCCTTTGCTGTCGCTGCTTCCAAGCTATGGAACTCTCTACCTGTTGACATTCTCTGTTACAGATATGACTGCTTTTAAATCTAAGCTTAAGATTATTTATTCACGTTAGCTTTTAGTTCCTTAGTGAGTTGACATATTTTATGCTCTATAGTTTTACTGTCTGTTTTATTCCACATATTCATATTCTCTATGTAtatctgtgaagattctcagttgtccaggtgaagttatttagaagctgagtcatgACAACTGGGTTTCAAGTTTATAGGGCAAAATGTGTCACTACTCATCTTCGTCAGTCtgtggtttcactccacccctagcctaaataggctcgttaggtaaacaatagaagtgagTACAGATGAGTGTTATTAATGTGTTATGGAAGGGTTTTTCCACCTAAACACAGGGCTCGCAAAATTTCAAAATCCCTCaacttaaatatttgtttctaagTGAAAGTCCAAAAACCTGGCTTTCTTTTTGCCTCATAGTCTGATTTTTCAGAAGCTTTCAGCTTTGTGGTAGTCAGCTTTTCTTTGGCTGTCACTTCTTCACCCTGACCTGTCTTATTTGGCTCAGCAGAACTAAAATACTTGTGCAAATCCATGTGCCGCTTATttttacacacgcacacacataacGGTCAGCGATTTTTGAAATTCTCTCCACCTCTATCACACGTTTAAGCTTGCGGGGGGAGTTTTCACTTGTCACTTGAGGATAGGCTAATAACTGACAGGACGATGTCAGAGGAATTGGTGCGCAACTATTCCGTCACTGACCAGTCAGTACTGCAGTTCGCGCGATCgcaaagtgaaagtaaaagtaaaaacaaaaatcaagacGAATTCAAACGTAATTTCAATACTTCACATATTGACAGTGGCTCCCCGATGCCCGAATATTATATAATTACCCAAGTATATTTAAGAAAGAATGCAGAAgcattgaaatatatttttcctccCCACATGATAGCCCGACGGGCAGGGCTGAGAAAGATTTTGGTAGCCCGACTGAAGAAGGCAATTACCTGTACAGGTCTGCCCACTGATGGGTCATCTGATGGGTGGGAAATAACTACTCATCTTTGTAATATATATGCAGTCCAGAGTGACCTATCAGAGTTTGATTATCACAATAGATCAAGTTTAACCATAAATAAAGAAGACTGAAATGATGCTAATgtaacagagatgaaaatataatgaatttCACCCAAACTGATGTGCTGAATTTGGGAAATAGAGCCGCCTGCTGGTTGTTATATGTAACTGCATGTACAGAGGTCCTACAGGCATTCTGCACTACCTCCAGCAAAGCAAGTGATGTCTGGTTGGTGGTAAGTGCATGGTAGCATGGCTTAGACCGGTTTTCGACATAAAAATTATTAATATCCTGTTTATGACAGTGTTTATAGTATGTAACTGGTACATAAGCACTGCTAGAGTGTATTTCGTAAACCAGATTGAAAATATGTGTGGATAAAAACGTTACTGCTATGTTGTCTACACTTAGTAGCATATTAAGTTAGCGCTAGCTTGCAGGCTAGCTTGTCACCGCATAGTCATGATGCTAAATGTAACTGTGCTATTTTCGCCCTGTCTAGACCCAAGTCACAGTTACAACACACGTTTGaaggaaactgtgtgtttgtcttttgtaccAGGTAGGCtcaatgtaaatgtgaaatgtgtttttattttataagctGTTCTTTTCAGTATTACGGATTAATGTGTTGTTCAGTACATTGTTGTATGATGTTCTAAAATCTtctgttaatgtaaaaataccactatacgatcacgggtaattgaaaaaaaaacaagtgatgtCTGGTTGGTGACCCAAGTCGCAGTTACAACACACGTTTGaaggaaactgtgtgtttgtcttttgtaccAGTAAAGACAGATTGAGAGCAATCCCGTGTCGGTGCCATTCTTCCACGACATCACACCGGCAGCTTCACAACCGCAGGAATATTGATAATGGCGGCGGTGCACACCGGGACTGGATCATCCACTGCAGTGGTGCCGTGACTCCGTGGTCCTTGGTCTGCTTGATGCTGATCGGCCGTGGTTGCAGCGTGGTCTACAACTGGTCTACTCAAGTCTTCACTGCCTGTCATTATGTTTGTGACTGTTGGTCTCACTGGTTCAAAGGGATAAACTGCAATTTTGCCTGAGCCATCAATTacaggggttttttttgttgttgttgttttattacacTGCTGTCCTTCTTCTCAAGATGGCCGAGAGGTTCCAGCCAAGTGGTGAATCTTCTGTAGGTCACTTCACTTTTGGTAGGGGTCGAGGTGTGATGGGAGTTACCATTCAGTCCAATAGTGCTGTTGGGAGGGACTTGGGGGCTTCGCCGATGATACCTGCTTGTGATAGGGGTCTGGGATCAGTTCAAGGTCTAGCTGAATCACCTATGGGGCAGATGTCATTTGGTGGTGGGCCAAGTCATTCAACACCTAGTGGTGAAAGTGCTGCATTACACCAGTTAAGCGACATGGTCTTTCAATTAGGCTCGCAGATTGGGGAGTCTATTGCAACAAAACTGATATCATCGGGTATTGTGGGCAACGATAATCGTTGTGGTAGTCATTCTAACAACCAGGTCAGTGTTTCAAGTGCTAGTACCAATCCACTTATTGAAAGTTCACAGTTTAATGTCATTGTTAGGTCTGAAAGAGAGCCTGTTATTTTCAGGGGTGACAGTACTGACAAATACAGTGTTGAGTTGATGAGATGTTATCTTAAGAGTCGCAACTATGATGTTGCCACGCAAACTGATGAGGTAATGGGGAAGTTGATGGGGAAAGCCAGAGATGTGGTTAAGATTGGT includes the following:
- the artn gene encoding neurturin isoform X1, whose amino-acid sequence is MIGRASILGKDERYWWRQEGSITQHHLKNWKVILWMMASLLTLAENVFSEDNKKAPTDHHHVFRQPSWSPAENLEQESSVYRYWPKGFEMWSLMHREEIQQGRWLRSPDDPKSPRTSRKNRHKTKSSRNCHLEKKEIRVRELGLGYDSDEIVLFKYCVGTCQSSWKNYDLALKVLMDNGSMSGKKLSSHPCCRPTRYETVSFMDTQTTWQTIKWLSAANCSCVG
- the artn gene encoding artemin isoform X2, translating into MMASLLTLAENVFSEDNKKAPTDHHHVFRQPSWSPAENLEQESSVYRYWPKGFEMWSLMHREEIQQGRWLRSPDDPKSPRTSRKNRHKTKSSRNCHLEKKEIRVRELGLGYDSDEIVLFKYCVGTCQSSWKNYDLALKVLMDNGSMSGKKLSSHPCCRPTRYETVSFMDTQTTWQTIKWLSAANCSCVG